The Acidobacteriaceae bacterium nucleotide sequence GACACTCTCTCGGACGCTGAAACGACGTCTGGGGTTTGCGCCCATGGCACACTTCACCCTATACGCCGAACCACTGGCAAGCCAATACGTCGGAGAAAGACGATCTTACTGACGGTATAGTGACGAGAGATAAAAGCAGAGAGTTTCGAAGCGAGCCGGTATCCAATCCGGCACTCTCACCTCTATAGGAGCCATTTTGCCGGAAGTACCGCCATTGCCACAAGATAGCCTCCGCCCTGGCGTCGCGCTCTGCGTGGACCTGGACGGTACATTGACAAAATCCGACACACTGCACGACTCCCTGCTGGCTCTGGTGCGCCGTCACCCCGGCAAAATCATGCAGGTTCCTGGCTGGATCGCCCAGGGCAAGGCCAGTTTTAAGCGCAACGTCACGCGCTCGGTCGAGCTCGACGTTGAACATTTGCCGTACAACCGGCCGCTGCTGGAGTGGCTGCGACAGGAGCATGGCCGCGGACGCGCCATCTACCTCGCCACCGCAGCAGACAAGAGCCTCGCCGACCGGGTCGCCGAATATGTGGGCATCTTTGCCGGTACCCTGGCCTCGGACGGCGAAGTCAACCTGGCCGGAAGCAATAAACTCGCGGCTTTTGAGAAGCAGTTCGGCAAAGATGGATTCTGCTACATCGGCAACGCAAAGCCCGACATCAAGCTGCTGAACGCCTGCCAGTCCCCGATGGTCGCCAACCCGCACGGTGCCCTGACCGCAGGACTGCGCAAGGCAGGGACCGTTCCTGCCGCCAGCTTCGAAGACCGCACGCCGTTGGTGAAAAGCTGGTTAAAAGCTGTCCGCCTGCACCAATGGGCCAAGAATGTACTGATCTTTGTGCCGATGCTGCTCGGCCACCAGATCAATCTCGCCACCTTTGCTGGTGCGCTAACAGCGTTCTTCAGCTTCGGCCTCTGCGCTTCCGCGACGTACATCATCAACGATCTGCTGGACATCGAAACCGACCGTCGGCACCCTCGCAAGCGCCGTCGCCCGTTCGCAGCCGGCGATCTGTCGATGTTTGCAGGCTTCGCCAACGTCGCCGTCCTCTTTACGCTGGCCATTCTGCTGGCCATTGCCCTGCCCCGGATCGTCGATGCCATGCCCGGGCCCTACATACTGACGGAACCCTATGCGTTCCTTGGCTGGCTGGGACTTTACACGGTCACGACGCTGACATACTCCTTCTATCTGAAGAAAAAACTGCTGCTGGACGTCTTCGTCCTCAGCGGCCTGTACACCGTGCGCATCCTCGCCGGATCAGCCGCGACGGGTGTGCCTATTTCGCCCTGGCTGGCGGGTTTCAGCGTGTTTTTCTTCCTCTCGCTGGCGTTCGTCAAACGCTTCGCCGAGCTGGAAAGCCTGCGCGAACGCGGAAGCTCTGTGACGAACGGCCGCGGATACTTCGTCTCCGATCTGGAACAGTTGCGCGCGCTCGGCACGGGAGCGGCGTACGCCTCGGTCGTCGTGATGGCGGTATATATCTCGAACCCAGAGACCGCGTTGCTCTATCACCACACGGTTCGCCTGTGGCTGGTAGTGCCGGTGCTTCTGCTCTGGCTTAGCCAGGTGTGGATGCTCGCCAGCCGTGGCGAAATGCACGACGACCCCGTCGTCTGGGCCTGCACCGACAAGCGCAGCCTGCTGCTCGGCGTTCTCATGGCCGCGGTAGTGATCTGGGCCATGTGGCCTTAGGAGCCAGGGTTTAGGGCCCAGGATTCAAGGCCCAAAAAACTTTGCCGTTGTGGAGATCAATGTTCTTGCCTTCTCGACGCGAGGCCCTGAACCCTGGATCCTCTCTCACCCCGCCAGCATCACCGCCTCGCTCCAGACGACCGCACCCCGTAAGATAGAAGCACTGTTCTGGCGCAGCTTGCAG carries:
- a CDS encoding UbiA family prenyltransferase, encoding MPEVPPLPQDSLRPGVALCVDLDGTLTKSDTLHDSLLALVRRHPGKIMQVPGWIAQGKASFKRNVTRSVELDVEHLPYNRPLLEWLRQEHGRGRAIYLATAADKSLADRVAEYVGIFAGTLASDGEVNLAGSNKLAAFEKQFGKDGFCYIGNAKPDIKLLNACQSPMVANPHGALTAGLRKAGTVPAASFEDRTPLVKSWLKAVRLHQWAKNVLIFVPMLLGHQINLATFAGALTAFFSFGLCASATYIINDLLDIETDRRHPRKRRRPFAAGDLSMFAGFANVAVLFTLAILLAIALPRIVDAMPGPYILTEPYAFLGWLGLYTVTTLTYSFYLKKKLLLDVFVLSGLYTVRILAGSAATGVPISPWLAGFSVFFFLSLAFVKRFAELESLRERGSSVTNGRGYFVSDLEQLRALGTGAAYASVVVMAVYISNPETALLYHHTVRLWLVVPVLLLWLSQVWMLASRGEMHDDPVVWACTDKRSLLLGVLMAAVVIWAMWP